The following are encoded in a window of Roseimaritima ulvae genomic DNA:
- the infC gene encoding translation initiation factor IF-3, producing MALARRPPQNEQRDSTRINSQIRITPIRVIAADGEQLGIIPTEEALDRARESGLDLVEVAPTERPPVCRIMDYGKYKYDKNKKKNHGGSHNKTKEIRLRPKTGQEDINTRVRQAIKFLKHKDKVQVSVLFRGREMAHIEEGRKVMQSVIETLSEYGKVETTPQQHGRRMICMIAPR from the coding sequence GTGGCACTGGCACGACGACCCCCACAAAACGAACAACGCGACTCGACTCGTATCAATTCGCAAATCCGTATCACCCCCATTCGTGTGATCGCCGCCGACGGTGAACAACTGGGCATCATTCCCACCGAGGAAGCCCTCGATCGGGCTCGGGAATCCGGCCTGGACTTGGTCGAAGTGGCCCCCACCGAGCGTCCGCCGGTTTGCCGGATCATGGACTACGGAAAGTACAAATACGACAAGAACAAAAAGAAGAACCACGGCGGTTCTCATAACAAAACCAAAGAAATCCGCCTGCGACCCAAAACGGGCCAGGAGGATATCAACACCCGCGTGCGGCAAGCCATCAAGTTCTTGAAGCACAAGGACAAGGTCCAGGTCTCGGTGCTGTTCCGCGGCCGGGAAATGGCTCACATCGAAGAAGGCCGTAAGGTCATGCAGTCGGTGATCGAAACGCTGAGCGAATACGGCAAGGTGGAAACCACGCCGCAGCAACATGGTCGCCGCATGATCTGCATGATCGCTCCGCGTTAG
- a CDS encoding glycosyltransferase family 2 protein, with protein MRHENERWLAALPVFNEATHVDAVLDEVLQYAADVLVVDDGSSDGTSELLARRDDVRVVHHPQNRGYGAALQSAFQFAIDKGFDGLVTLDCDGQHQPKRIPRFIEAGKSFDIVSGSRYLKQYEGDSQPPPQRLFINRRITAQLNDRLGLNLTDGFCGFKAYRTEALRKLRITDNGYAMPLQLWVEAAAADLSIMELPVPLIYLDLERSFGGSLDHAETRLRYYNQIIEESMATVCAQGRVLPESRNRFCNNSLG; from the coding sequence TTGAGACACGAAAACGAACGATGGTTGGCGGCGTTGCCGGTCTTTAACGAAGCGACGCACGTCGATGCGGTGTTGGACGAAGTCCTGCAGTACGCGGCCGATGTGCTGGTCGTGGACGATGGCAGCAGCGACGGAACCAGCGAATTGCTGGCTCGCCGCGACGATGTGCGTGTGGTCCATCACCCTCAAAATCGGGGCTACGGGGCCGCTCTGCAGTCGGCATTTCAGTTCGCCATCGATAAGGGCTTCGATGGGCTGGTCACGCTGGACTGCGATGGTCAGCACCAACCGAAACGGATTCCGCGATTTATCGAAGCCGGCAAATCGTTCGATATCGTCTCGGGCAGCCGCTACCTAAAACAGTACGAGGGCGACAGTCAGCCCCCGCCGCAGCGGCTGTTCATCAACCGCCGCATCACCGCGCAGCTGAACGATCGGTTGGGGCTCAATTTGACGGACGGCTTTTGTGGTTTCAAAGCTTATCGGACCGAGGCGCTGCGGAAGTTGCGGATCACCGATAATGGCTACGCGATGCCGCTGCAGTTGTGGGTCGAAGCGGCGGCGGCGGATCTGAGCATTATGGAACTGCCCGTGCCGCTGATCTATTTGGACCTGGAACGGTCGTTTGGCGGGTCCTTGGACCATGCGGAGACGCGGCTTCGTTATTACAATCAGATCATCGAGGAATCGATGGCGACCGTCTGTGCCCAAGGGCGAGTCCTGCCAGAGAGCCGCAACCGGTTTTGCAACAACTCGCTCGGATGA
- a CDS encoding Nif3-like dinuclear metal center hexameric protein has translation MSETIQHVCQTLAQLAPLPLAESWDNVGLLVGDRRQPVQRVMVCLTITPAVVAEAVERRADLIVSHHPLPFKPLARITRDTVAGGMLLDLIRGGVAVYSAHTAWDSAVDGINQQLADCLQLDDVAPLKLIEWDAEPSALADSPSVEVPHGAGRQGRAAEGTTLGHVAQAVAAKTSASGVRLVGSPDQLVRKVALACGSGGSFLDVAVQRGCNAMVTGEATFHTCLDAEARGVGLVLLGHYASERFAMEELAGRLAALHDRLTIWASENDRDPIANL, from the coding sequence ATGTCCGAAACCATTCAACACGTTTGCCAGACCCTGGCCCAGTTGGCTCCGTTGCCGCTGGCCGAGTCTTGGGACAATGTCGGTCTGCTGGTGGGTGACCGCCGGCAACCCGTCCAACGTGTCATGGTGTGCTTGACGATCACGCCCGCGGTGGTCGCCGAAGCCGTCGAGCGGCGGGCGGATTTGATCGTCAGCCATCACCCGCTGCCCTTCAAACCCTTGGCTCGCATCACCCGCGATACGGTGGCCGGCGGGATGCTGCTGGACCTGATCCGTGGTGGCGTGGCCGTATATAGCGCTCACACGGCTTGGGATTCGGCCGTCGATGGCATCAACCAACAGCTGGCTGATTGCCTGCAGTTGGATGATGTGGCACCGCTCAAGCTGATCGAATGGGACGCAGAACCCTCTGCTCTGGCCGATTCACCCTCGGTGGAGGTGCCGCATGGCGCCGGCCGCCAGGGCCGCGCCGCTGAAGGCACCACGCTGGGCCATGTGGCGCAAGCCGTGGCGGCCAAGACGTCGGCCAGCGGCGTTCGCTTGGTGGGCTCGCCAGACCAACTGGTGCGGAAAGTCGCGCTGGCCTGTGGCAGCGGCGGCAGCTTTCTGGATGTCGCGGTGCAGCGCGGTTGCAATGCGATGGTCACCGGTGAAGCCACCTTCCACACCTGCCTGGATGCGGAAGCTCGCGGCGTCGGCCTGGTGCTGCTCGGCCACTACGCCAGCGAACGCTTTGCAATGGAAGAATTGGCAGGCCGACTGGCAGCGCTCCACGATCGACTGACGATCTGGGCCAGCGAAAACGATCGCGACCCGATTGCGAATCTCTAG